A DNA window from Christiangramia salexigens contains the following coding sequences:
- a CDS encoding universal stress protein, translating to MEKKILIPTNFSKHAWNALIFAMKLYKKHACTFYLINVYQSQGFLNEAIPLAKNDDDEESGKELSEKGLARIMQGLSFRRENSKHQFETISFKGSLVDGMQEAIDKYGIDLIIAGSDGDTAGINTAAENKISKITENVEQCPVLVIPENYELREDKPLEIVFPSNFRLPFKQKDMQALIELANGLKASVRVLYINTDDKKLTNEQEENKKELETHFSDTRFSFHTLTKTSASTGVHLFIESRDSDLLAIYQRKQGFFSRLFSKAALDEIDFDPKLPVLILKEFK from the coding sequence ATGGAAAAAAAGATCCTGATCCCTACAAACTTCTCTAAGCATGCCTGGAATGCTCTCATCTTTGCGATGAAACTCTATAAAAAACATGCATGCACTTTCTACCTCATCAACGTATACCAGTCGCAGGGATTCCTAAATGAGGCTATTCCACTGGCGAAAAACGATGATGATGAAGAATCGGGAAAGGAACTTTCTGAAAAAGGCCTGGCAAGGATCATGCAGGGACTTAGCTTTAGAAGAGAAAATTCTAAACATCAGTTCGAGACTATTTCCTTTAAAGGAAGTTTGGTAGACGGGATGCAGGAGGCCATAGATAAATATGGGATAGACCTTATCATTGCGGGTTCAGACGGCGACACCGCTGGGATCAATACCGCTGCAGAAAATAAGATCTCTAAGATCACCGAAAATGTGGAGCAATGTCCGGTATTAGTTATTCCCGAGAATTATGAGTTAAGGGAAGATAAACCACTGGAAATCGTTTTTCCGTCCAATTTCAGACTGCCTTTTAAACAAAAGGATATGCAGGCACTTATTGAACTGGCTAACGGACTCAAGGCAAGTGTTAGAGTTCTTTACATCAATACCGACGATAAAAAGCTTACCAACGAGCAGGAAGAAAACAAGAAGGAACTCGAAACGCATTTTTCCGATACGCGTTTTAGTTTTCATACCCTTACAAAGACCAGTGCCTCCACCGGGGTACACTTATTCATAGAAAGCAGGGATAGTGATCTTTTGGCGATATATCAACGTAAACAAGGCTTTTTTAGCAGGTTGTTCTCCAAAGCAGCCCTGGATGAAATTGATTTCGATCCTAAACTTCCGGTGCTTATCCTGAAGGAATTTAAATAA